The Coffea arabica cultivar ET-39 chromosome 3c, Coffea Arabica ET-39 HiFi, whole genome shotgun sequence genome contains a region encoding:
- the LOC113734351 gene encoding uncharacterized protein, with protein sequence MRSKDVLEKDDLEEEDSLQSVSKSRDSAEGITLSEDFLPKKESDRIVVLSISGRNSCSRQWFFQKLYGLDNAIPKHIITFDEKYLRRCLEWMHISAFGVFSCNFSSIGVFHNDLSSRGISGRRAYDMARLVIEHPLALLTDSVAISSAGERILGTISASKSMINILRSPLLHQLGALDSNASNGGRGLVDIKEAVASDFISSPVKFNTSKPNKLKDVVLGDNEYGSEPVHKRLASVSSTNSTSSDQSSFSASAAIFQGMLQCTWKDGCPNYLFSVDDQGEVYAANLLKIQSPEDKSLDYIYSFHLKSGPKRDLNIRDRELDLVAKMKVSTSITLCPRNSEIMETQFVLFGSSESWMQETQTSVSVLKKNKGLTKKVADVFRTSQSRKQRTSSKLWGTSIILEDTSWESSGDLCDNFDQSPANLLENDVPPNLELAAIVVKDHIPHKPEEPEIGGWGLKFLRKSGNIQTDAVSENSSISECGQRDGGECSTSMNILVPAGFHGGPRARKGGPSSLLERWHSGGHCECGGWDIGCPLTVISTRTNRIENLPHSDNSGECKTVDFFVEGSRQISPIMKMTNIHDGLYYIHFQSTLSALQSFSIAAAIIHSNSPSLRPKLYRS encoded by the exons ATGAGAAGCAAAGATGTCCTGGAGAAAGATGACCTGGAGGAAGAAGATTCATTGCAGTCTGTGAGCAAGAGTAGAGACTCAGCAGAAGGGATTACTTTGTCTGAAGATTTCCTGCCAAAGAAAGAGTCTGACCGCATAGTTGTTCTAAGCATATCGGGAAGAAATAGTTGCAGTAGGCAGTGGTTCTTCCAAAAGCTCTATGGTCTTGATAATGCAATTCCGAAGCACATTATAACTTTTGATGAAAAATACCTTCGTCGCTGTCTGGAATGGATGCATATCAGTGCGTTTGGAGTATTTTCATGCAATTTTTCGTCTATTGGTGTCTTTCACAATGACTTAAGTTCAAGAGGAATTAGTGGTAGACGTGCATATGATATGGCTAGGTTAGTTATTGAACATCCATTGGCTCTTTTAACAGATAGTGTTGCAATAAGTTCTGCAGGAGAAAGGATTCTGGGCACAATCTCTGCCAGCAAGAGCATGATAAACATTTTGAGGAGCCCGTTGCTTCATCAGTTGGGAGCCCTCGATTCTAATGCCAGCAATGGAGGAAGAGGTCTAGTGGACATCAAAGAAGCAGTTGCTTCTGATTTTATTAGCTCTCCTGTTAAATTCAATACCAGTAAGCCTAATAAACTAAAGGACGTGGTGCTTGGAGACAATGAATATGGATCTGAGCCAGTGCACAAGAGACTGGCTTCTGTATCAAGCACAAATTCTACCAGCTCTGATCAGTCTTCTTTCTCTGCATCAGCTGCTATTTTCCAAGGAATGCTGCAGTGCACGTGGAAGGATGGATGCCCCAATTATCTTTTCTCTGTGGATGATCAAGGGGAGGTTTACGCTGCCAACTTACTGAAGATCCAGTCACCAGAGGACAAGTCTCTCGACTATATTTACTCATTTCATTTAAAATCAGGTCCCAAGAGAGACCTGAATATTCGGGATAGAGAGTTAGATCTTGTTGCTAAGATGAAAGTGTCTACTTCAATTACATTGTGCCCCAGGAATTCAGAAATCATGGAGACAcaatttgttttgtttggttCCAGTGAAAGTTGGATGCAAGAGACCCAAACCTCAGTTAGTGTTCTTAAAAAGAACAAAGGGCTGACAAAGAAGGTAGCAGATGTTTTCAGGACAAGCCAGTCTCGTAAGCAAAGAACGTCTTCAAAGTTATGGGGAACGAGTATTATCCTTGAAGACACATCCTGGGAGTCTTCTGGTGATCTATGTGACAATTTTGATCAGAGTCCGGCCAATCTTCTGGAAAATGACGTTCCACCAAATCTTGAGTTGGCTGCCATAGTTGTGAAGGACCATATACCTCACAAACCTGAGGAGCCAGAAATTGGTGGTTGGGGTTTGAAATTTCTGAGGAAATCTGGCAACATCCAGACTGATGCAGtttcagaaaattcatcaatttcagAATGTGGCCAACGAGATGGTGGAGAATGCTCAACAAGCATGAATATTCTAGTTCCAGCAGGTTTTCACGGTGGACCAAGAGCCAGGAAAGGCGGGCCATCGAGCCTCTTGGAGAGATGGCACTCCGGTGGGCATTGTGAATGCGGAGGTTGGGATATTGGGTGCCCGCtcactgtaatcagtacaagaACAAACAGAATTGAGAATCTGCCCCATTCAGATAATTCTGGAGAGTGCAAGACAGTTGACTTCTTTGTAGAG GGTTCCCGGCAAATTTCACCTATCATGAAAATGACAAACATTCATGATGGCTTATACTATATTCATTTCCAGTCGACTCTGTCAGCCCTCCAGTCTTTCTCAATTGCTGCAGCAATTATTCATAGTAATAGTCCTTCGCTTCGACCCAAATTGTACAGGAGTTGA